The genomic interval CAATAATGTATGCGCCTTTGAGTGAGGTTTCGATAAATTTCATGCTTTTCTCCAACAGAAATCTTTGTCTAAGTAGCTAGGCATAGTCAAGTGTCACACCCATTTATATCGGGTGACGGGTTATCGGTAATCGGCTCAAAAGCAAATCGTCATTTTAATTTGATGTAACGATTTTTCTACGTTGTATCGAGAAGTAAATAGGCCATATTGCTGCTTTAATCAATTCTTTGATTAATGCATTCTTGTACTTAAATAACCAAATTCCTAAATGCAAATAGCAATATATTTTCTGGTCTAAACCGATAGGAGTTGTATTGATAGAATTGATATATCCCAATAACACTCTCCCTTGAGGAAAGACTAGTTTACCTTCCTTGAGCGTGGGATCAAGCCAAGTTGCTCGCAAATAAGGATTTGCAAGTGCTTTACTCGCACGTTGCGCATGGTGGCGGTTAAAAAACAAATACTCAGGAATTTCGTAATATTGACCTAGAAGCGCCATTTTAACGAGTAAAACTTTATCTGCTCCAGGGTAGTTACCTAACAAAGGAGTTTTTGCCAAGATATCTCGTCGCATTACTCCAAATAGCTGCAAGCAACGATGAGGTTTAGCAAAGGAATCAATAATAAGATTGCGAAATCGTACATATGATTTTGGTGAGTGCGTCAGCAAAGGGTTTTCATCACAATTGTTCGGTAGAAACTTCTCATTTTCGTCAATGAGTTTAGTTCTGGGATAGCATAAAACAACTGATGGATTTGCCTCTAATACCTGAATACATTTTTCAAGAAAATCAGGAGCACATATGTCATCGTGCGCCGCCCACTTAAAATATTCACCCGTTGCTAATTCAAATACACGGTTAAAGTTGTTGTGTCCTCCAATATTTCGCTCATTTCGAGTATATTTTATTCGCGAATCTTTAGCTGCATAACCTTCACAAATTGCTTGTGTTCTATCCGTTGATGCGTTGTCTGAAATGATGAGTTCAAAATCTGAATAAGTTTGTGCCAAAATTGAGTCTAAGGCTTTTGCTAGCAAGCGATCGCCATTGTAAACAGGTAATCCAATACTAAGACGTGGAGTGTTGCTCATTTTTTTATTGCTAGATTTTTTTGCTAACCTTAAATTGAAGAACAAAAAAGTTGAAAATATAATCTAGATTAAGATGGACGTGAGCTAGTAAGCGTTAGATGCTTGTTATTACTAATAACTCTAAAAACAGCATCGTGCCAAAAGTTAGCAATTTTACGGTAGCCTTGAGCATTGGGATGCAAACCTCTATCTAAATCAAGTGATAGTGATGCTGTTAAGTCTTGAACGCTCAAGCTTCTCATATCTACAAAATGAACTTTTTTGCCTTGAGCAATTTTAGAGGAGACAACACTAGGAATTGCAGCGTTGAAATATATTGCGCGTAAACTACGAATCGCTGGTTTTGCTGCGGGGTGAATTGGTGGAATTGAAGCAACGAGTAATTGAGCCTTAGGACAATGTTGCGTAATTATATCAATTAAAGTGTTAAGGTCTTCAATCATTGTCTTGAGTGAACTTTTGCGTGTATCATTAGTGCCAATCATTAATAAAATTAAATCTGGTTGCGCTGCATCAAACCACTGACTAGCTGAAGCAGAAACTTGCTTCATTGTCCACCCAGGATGACCTTCATGCATTTTATCACTAAGCTCATTAGGACCATCGCATCTTGAACCAACGAACTTAACCGGTAAATCATCCGCAACAAATTTCTGCCATAATTCAGTCCGGTATCCACCACTATCTATATCAGAGATTCCTTTGATTCCATAAGTGATAGAATCGCCAAGAGGCATAATTCTCAAGGGTGATTTATATTCGGGAACAAACGTACATTTTTCTTTTAGCTCTGCGATCGCCCAGTTATTAATATAGGCATCGCTGTAAAGTGTAGTATCAAAGTGAGAGGAAGCATCAACTTTTATTTGATACAATAAAGAACTAAGAGCCTTGTTCTTTAGCTTTCTCTTTAGAGCCAAAGTAACAATAGTAACTTTAATAACATGACTGTAGTACACAAAGAAGATGAGCTTTCTAAAAATAGTGTGTTGTATTAGATTATGAAAGATTTCTTTATTCATAAGATGGTCACTGTTATACAAACACTTAAAACGCAAGAGGAGCATTACTCAAAGTAATACTCCTGTTTTTTTATACGCATCATAAACTGTGACTACAGCTAAAACTAATTTAGGCAATTAGATATTCTAAATGAGATAGTGTCAAATACAAAAAAAACTTTTTAACCATTTCGTAGCTAACGTGAAAAATTGTAAGTTGATAATTAAGTTTTTGCCGTCTGCATTCTACTGCTGAGGTTTGTGATTCTATGGAATAAAACGCAAACAAGTGAGCAATTACTACTCCTATACGCGCAGCAATAATTTTTAACAGATGTACTTCATCTCGATAAAACTGACGTGAGTGAAACGTACCAACATGAAAGACTCCAATCACTTGATTATTAACTATTATTGGTGTCCCTACAATTGACTGCAAGCCTTTGTTGCGGAGAATTGGGCTAATAACTTCTACTTGAGATAGGTCATTGACAATGACTGATTCGCGCTGAGCAGCAACGCTACCAGCAAAGCCGTGACCCATAGGAATTTGAATTTTTGCAATAACTTCTTCTTCCAAACCACAAGCAGCATTGACAGTTAAATACTGTCTATCCTCAGAACAGAGCAAAACTACAGCAGTATCTACACTAAAAACTTGGCGAACGCAATCAAGTAACTGGTAGAGCAAATTTTGCATCAAAGAAGAAGCAGATATAGCTTGCTGACTAGCCTGCGGTGGAAGTAACTGAGCCGCTTCTTCCACTTCAGCTTGGATGAGCATTGCAGTTTTCTCTAGCTCAGCTAAAGCTAATTCTAGCGAATCAGGGAGGCGGCTAGTATTGTTGGTAATGTCTTGTTTTGAGTTCATCGCTTTCAAGAAGGCAATAGAATCTACCTACAAAAAGTCAGGCGATCGCTTCCTGTGTGGATTTTCTAATAAATCAAAGCCCTTTTAAACTCCCCAATAGAGATATTTATGTTTAACTTAATTCTGCCTCAACGTTAGCTTCAGATCGCGCTTTCTCCAAGCAAGCTTGCAAGGTTTCGCTGAGAAGCGAAACATTTGGTTCTTTAAGAATGGTTGAGTGATTGCCAGGTAGATCGTAAGCTTTTAATCCACCACCTGCAAGCTCACCCCAGCCGTATTCGGGGTCTCTTGTGTACCAATCATCCGGAGTAGGCATTCCAGAGGGATAGTAATACCATCCTTTTCCGGGAACTTCTGTTGCACGGAACAGCGTTAACTTACCTGCATAAGGTTGAAATGAATAAGTTCGCATTGCTTTTCTAATACTATAACCGACATATTTTCTATGTAAGTCGTATGGTAGGGAACCTGCTAAACGTAAGTAGGTATTCCAGTAAACGAAGTAGAACTTCCTTTGAAGACTGTAGTAAGCCATTTTTACTGGGTGTTTCAGCCCGAAACGGAAAAAGTTACGCCACTGTCGCGAGAACCACTCTAGTACAGTCACTTTCTTGAAGCAGCCTGGAACAAAAGTATCAAGTAAGCCTACAAACGCAACTTTCTCACCTTTCGCGTGTAACTGCCGTGCCATCTCAAACGCTACCACACCTCCAGAAGAGAAACCTGCCAAGTAATAAGGTCCTTCGGGTTGAACTGCCCGAATTTCTTCAATATAAGCTGCTGCCATATCCTCAATTCGGTTTAAAGGAGTTGTAACTCCATCGACTCCACGTGCTTGCAATCCATAGAATGGTTGATCGGCACCTAGGTATTGAGCTAACTCCTGAAAAGCAAGAACATGAGCACCATTGCCATGCATACAGAATAGAGGTGGTTTAGAGCCACTCGGTTGAATTGGAACTAGCGAGGTAAAAGCTACTGATTCAGTTTCCTCAGCGATTACTCCTGCTAGTTGTTCGAGTGTTGGTGCTTGAATTAAGGTTGCTAAAGACAGCTTTTTGCCAAATCTTTGCTCAATTTGATCGAAAAGGCGCAGCGCCCGTAGTGAGTCTCCTCCTAGGTCAAAATAATTGTCTATAACACTAATCGGCTGAATTTCCAAGACTTGCTCCCAGAGCTTAGCAAGTTGAAGTTCGATCGAATTCCGAGGCGCGATATAAACTTCTGCTTCTGAGTTGGTTGGCTCTAGCTTTGAGTTTAGTTCGGTGGGAGAGACACTCATCGTTTCTTCTAAAGACCTCATTTTTTTCTTCAATTTGACTAGAGACAATTGATGGTTAAAAACCAAAAGCTGATCATTTTAGACCCCAAAATTTATTTGTAGGGCTTTAGCTAATTGCTCATTTTTTTGCTTCGCTGCGTTGGTTCTGATTGAGCTAATTTCGGTGCTTAAACAAGTTACCTAAAGCTTTGAGTACACCTTTATTTAGATTATCTGTAGCTGCTGCTACTGGTGCTGCCGATGCAACAGTAGTCTTCGTAGGAATGCTTCTTGGTTTCACCATGACTTCCTTAGCAGCCTCGTCGCGCAGAACGCGTTTCAAAACTTTTCCTGTAGGATTTTTGGGGATAGAATCAACAAACTTAATTGCTTTAGGAACTTTGTAAGCTGCCATGCGCTCTGAACAGAAAGCAATCATTTGTTTTTCCGTAACAGTTTGCTCTGGTTTGAGGACGATATTGGCTTTGACGATTTCGGTTGTTTCTAAGTTGGGAACGCCGTAAACCGCCACTTCGGCAACTGCTGGATGTTGATAGATGACGTTTTCTACTTCAGTTGGGTAAACCTTGAATCCTGCAACATTAATCATGTCTTTAGAACGATCCACGATGTAGAAATATCCATCCTCGTCTATTTGACCGATATCACCGGTGTAGAACCAACCGTTTTTGATCACTTCTGCGGTTTCAAACGGACGGTTCCAGTAGCCCAGCATGACATTGGGACCTCGAATTGCAATTTCGCCTGGTTCTCCTGGTAGCGCATCTTTCCCATCCGCGTGAACGATTTTCATCTCGACGTTTTCAATCGGTGTGCCAATTGACCCGACTTTGTATTTAAAGTCATTGTTGTAACTAGCACACGGTGAGGTTTCAGTTAATCCGTAGCCTTGATGAATTTCTAGTCCATACTTCTCAAACCACCTTTGGGCAACTTCTACAGGAAGTGGAGCAGCAGCTGAGAAATAGTAGCGAATCGAACTCATGTCATACTTTAACGTCCCCATATTGAGGAGTAGGATATAGACTGTCGGTACGCTAAAGAACATTGTGATTTTTTCAGTAGCAACCGAGTTGAGAATTTTCTCTAAGTCGAAATGACGATGAAGAACAATTGTCGCGCAAGCGTTTAGCCCAGCGTTGAGAACGGCGTTTTGCCCGAAGCAGTGGAATAGAGGTAGGTATAGTAATATGCGATCTTCGGCACTCATCCCGCAACAACGGTTTTGCGAGTAGCTGTTGGAAATAACGTTCCCGTGAGATAGCGTCGCGCCTTTAGGAAAGCCAGTCGTTCCTGAAGTATAGACGATCGCAACCGGTGCGTGGCGATCCATTTCAATCGCTTTGGCATCAGGTGAAGCACTTGCCATCATTTCGGCTAAGCTGATTCCCTTGTCACTTTCGCCCTCGGCGATCAAGATGTGTTTTAGCTCTGGCAAATCGGCTGCGGGTACATTTTCCACAAGTTCAGCGGTGGTGACAATCGCCTTCGCACCAGAATCGTTGAGAATAAAGCTAACTTCGGTGCTTTTAAGCATGGCATTGAGTGATACCGCAACTGCACCGATCTTGACGATGCCTAAGTAGGCAATAACGAATTCGGGAATATTCGGCAAAAATAAAGCAATGCGATCGCCGCGATGAATGTTGCGATCGCGTAACCCATTGGCGACGCGGTTCGCCAGTAAGTCGAGGTCTTTGTACGGATAAGATCTGCCTTCAAAAATAAGCGCAATCTTATCAGGAAATAAATGATGACCGCGTTCTACGTGTTGGGCAATATTCATCATGACAAGTCCTTATTTCAAGGTAGTTAAGAGATCTTTTACTGCGGCGACAATGACACCTTCCGTCGCGATATCAACGGCAATTTTGGCGATGTGTTCGTCTAGAGGTTGTTCGCGATCGTCCCAGATGTAAGGGCGAGCGGCTGATGGTGGCTGTCCAACGACTTCACGTACAGCTTGATACAGACGTCGTGTTGTGGGTGATAGACACTCACTCGCGTCGTAATGTCCTGCATAAGCATATGTTCTTAAATCAACCGCTTGGACGCCAAACATGAGCGCGATCGCCATATACTGCTGGAAGATCTCAACCGCATTGCGCGTTAAATTCGCAGCGGCAAATCCTTGGCTATTGATATTTTGGTTGTATTGTTCGGCGTGGGTGGGATAGCGATCTGCGATCGAATTGCCGTAGAAGCTCAACAACGGCATAATCGAGTTACCAGTAATTTGCAATCCCTTTAGTCCCATATTGACAATGCGTTCTTTGTTACCGACTAAAGAAGCAGGTAATCCGTTGTTAAATTCTGGCGCGACGAGATAGGCAATTTGCACATCAAGGTGTTTCGCCATCATCCCGATATAGTATCGCAGGTGATCCATCCCCATCCCGATGTACTGACCCAAAAAATTACCGCCGTGATAGCTTGCTTGGTTTTCAACATCAATCAGTGGGTTATCTGTCGCGGAGTTCATTTCGACCTCAATTTGCTGCGCAACTTGCGCTACGCCATCGACAATTGGTCCCATGTATTGTGCCAAGCAGCGTAGCGAGTAACGATCTTGGATAGGGGCTTGACCGCGATACTCGTGCGTACCATCTAACTCTTCACGGATCAAGCGCGAACCAGCTAGCAAATCAAGCATTGTAGAGGCTGCCCATTTTTGCCCTGGATGCGGTTTCAGTTCGTGAATAAAGGGATGGAACGATTGATTTGTACCGTTTAACCCTTGTAAAATCAGCGCGTGCGCCCCCATAGTCAGCGCCATCAGTAGCCGCGTATCGTAGACGCAGTTCGCCGCAATTCCGGTCATTACTGAGGTGCCATTCATCATGGCTAACCCTTCTTTGGCTTGAAGTTGCAACTGCGGTAATCCCAATCGCTCTAGCGCAGTAATCGCATCGATTTCTTCGCCATCAAAGTCAACCTTATAGCGCTCATCTAAACCAATCAAAGCGCCTGTAATGTACGATAGCGGTGTCAAATCGCCACTGGCACCAATCGAACCGTATTCCGGAACGTGCGGTGTCACCCTAGCATTCAAAAACGTTTCCATTCGCTGGACGATCTCGCGGCGGATTCCCGAAGCACCATGCAAGTGTGAATTTACACGCAACAGCATCGCAGCGCGGACATCGGTCAGCGGTAACTTATGTCCTGCACCGACTTTGTGATACCACACGAGGTTATGTTGCAAAAGGTCTGCATACTCGCGCGAAATGACAACATTTGCCATTCCACCGAAACCACTTGTGACACCGTAGATTGGTCTACCTGTAGCGACGGCTTCAGCGATATAGTCACACGATGCTTGAATGCGCTGCTCAACATTGTCTGCTGTACTAATTTGTACCTTAGCTCGATGACGCGCCACACTCACGACTTCGTCGATGGTGAGGTTGCGATCGCCTAATAAAATTGTATCTGCGTTTAAGTTTGTAGACGCTTGTGTTTGTAGGACTGTATTCATTTAGCAATTCCTTGAAAGGTTTTTAAGACAACGAAGTTTAAACACTGGCGAAAGCAGGAATAAGGGGCTGTTGGTCAGCCGTAGCGGGTGGTTGCACCCAACGACTAAAGGTTTTACCGACAACTGCGATATCATGCATCAAATGCTCAAATCTTGCTGGTGTGAGCGACTGCGGACCATCGGATAGCGCCTTAGCTGGATTGGGATGAACTTCAACCATGAGCGAATCGGCTCCCGCCGCGATCGCTGCTAAACACATCGGTGGTACATATTCGGCTTTGCCAGTACCATGGCTGGGGTCTACCATAATTGGCAGGTGTGTAAGCGATCGCAACACAGGTACGACAGCTAAATCAAGTGTGTTACGTGCATACTGGCGATCAAAACTGCGAATTCCGCGCTCGCACAGAATCACATTTGGGTTTCCTGCTGCTAAAATGTACTCTGCTGCCATCAGCCACTCTTCTACTGTCGCTGAGATACCCCGTTTTAATAAAATTGGTTTACCTGTAGTACCAACTTTTTTGAGTAACGAGAAGTTTTGCATATTCCGTGCGCCAACTTGCAACACATCAGCAACTGCGGCAACCTTTTCAATATCAGCAGTATCCATGACTTCGGTAATGATTCCTAATCCCGAAGCTTCCCGCGCTTGTGCAAGTAACCCCAATGCACTTTCACCGTGTCCTTGAAACGCATAAGGTGATGTGCGTGGCTTGTAAGCACCTCCACGCAGAAATTGCGCGCCAGCAGCTTTGACTTGTTGCGCGGTTTCAATAATCATTTGCTCGTTTTCGACTGAACAAGGTCCTGCCACAACTACGATCGGGTGTTCTTGTCCAAATGCAACATTGCCATTCGGTGTCGATACAACTACGGTGCTTGGTCCATGACGAAATTCTTGACTTGCGCGTTTGTAAGGTTTGTCAACTCGGACAACTTGTTCGATAAAAGGACTTATTTGTTGAATGTGTTCTACATTAAGAGCCGCTGTATCTCCGAGTAAACCAAGCACAACTTTGTGTTGACCAATACTTTTTTCGGCAATCACGTTCTGCTTATGGATCTCTTGACAAATTCGTTCTATTTCTTCCTTGGGAGTTCCAGCTTTCAAAACTACAATCATTAATTAAATTTCTCCTTTAATACTTCACCATAATGAGTTGATAACTTTTATCCTTTTTCTACTCTTTGATTAGTCCTAAAGACTACGTTTAAAAACGCAATCATTTGTTTACTAAAGCTACTTTTAAAAAAGCATGGCAAATAACTTGACACATGAAAAAATGAAATACCTAGCTTTGACTAGCTAACGCTAATATTTAGCAAAAAGATAGTAGAAAAAACAATTTTTTCTATTTCTTAAACTGTGTATAATCTCAAAAATAACTATGTTGTATAAAGCTGTTGTAATGTAAAGCGACAAGAATTCTATAAATTGTAGCTATTAAAGTGCACTCTTGGTGTCTTCTTTAAAAGACTACAGCAAACTACTACTGACATTAATATTTAGCTAATAAAAACCCTTTTTAGGCTGTTAATCAATAATTATCGAAGCACAGCAACAGCTTTATTTTTGTATTGTTTCTGACAAATTATTAATCAGATACATAAGAACATCACGCAGCTAAAGCTACCAAGTAAAGAGGTGATTCTTAAAAAAGTTTTCTACTTTTTTTAAAAGAATTGGCGAGTCAAATTTCTGATCGCCATGTCCTGCACCTTTAACAATCTCTAAACTAGCTTCTACACCAACTTTTGTTAGCGCATCAAAGAGCAACTGGCTTTGATTAAGTGGTACTAATAAATCATTTTCTCCATGAATGATGAAAAAGGGAGGATTTGTTGGATTTATATAAGTAATAGGATTAGCTTTTGCTGCTTTTTCTGGATTCGCTTCTATGACTCCACCAATTAGAGCAGCTTCAGGTGAAGCCTCACTAGTAAAATCAACTTTTCTAGGAAAGTCATTAATTTTTAAAAAATCTGTAGGACCATACCAATCACAAACAGCTTGGACACTGCTAGAGTACTCTTCCCAACCGCCATGACCTTCTAACTCTGGAATATCTTGCGTAGTTCCCACAAGCGCTGCGAGATGTCCACCCGCAGAAACACCCCAGACACCAACGCGTTGAGGATCGAGATGAAACTGTTGCGCGTGAGCGCGTAAGAAACGGATAGCACATTTACAATCTTCAATTTGAGCTGGGAAGATCGCTTCGTGGCTTAAACGATACTCGATAGTGGCACAAAAAAAGCCTTGACGAGCAAAAGCAACTAATCGCTTGAGTCCTTGTTCTTTATTCCCTTCGCGCCAAGCACCACCATGAATCCAAACGATTACAGGCATTGGTTGCTTTGGTAGTTTGGTAGGATGCAAAATATCCATTTTTAATTGATATTCTTGACCGCGAGTAAATTCAACATTTCGCAGATGAACAATACCTCTAGGTATATTTAACCAACGCCTAATTAGCTGCTGTTTGATACGCCAAAAGTTTATAAAAACGAGAAATATCATTGCTTAGGCTGTAATGTTTTCACTTTGAGCCTGCAAAGCTCAAGCGCGCTATCAAGTAAAGCTGAAATAGACTGAGTTTGCTCTCAGTCGTGTCAGGTATTTAAATTGAATAAAATTTACATTGAATTGAGTGCATTCACGCTTTAGACACACTTATCCTGTATTCCAGGGCAGCTAAAGTTCACTCATGGCATCTTCTTTAACTGCCCATAGCGCTGTACAAGCGCTAGAAGCTTGTCTTGTCATACAATAGCAGGTTTACCAAATTTTAGGAAGGTCTAGATTAAGATACGTGACTCATTTTATGCTGAAGTTGATGGTATTTCCACAGCTTGCCGCGTTGACTGAGTAGCTCTTGGTAGCCACCTTGTTCAATAATTCGTCCTCCCTCCAGAACAACGACTTTATTCGCACGGACAATTGTCGAGAGTCGGTGCGCGATCGCAATTACAGTCCGACCGACAGCCAGTTTTTCTAAGGACTCTTGAATCAAGCGTTCTGAGACAGAATCTAACGCGCTTGTCGCCTCATCAAGGATGAGAATTTCTGGATTCCGCAACAATGCACGTGCGATCGCAATTCGTTGTCTTTGTCCTCCTGATAACCGGACACCGCGATCGCCTAACTGAGTATCAAAGCCTTGTGGTAGATCTTGAATAAAGTCTAAAGCGTTTGCTAAGCGTGCAGCTTCGCAAATTTCCTCTTCGCTTGCATCTTCCAACGCATAAGCGATATTATTACGTACCGAAGTATTAAATATAAATGTATCTTGACTAACGACTGCTAATTTACGCCGCAGCGAGTTAATCTCAAATTCGCGTAAATCAACTCCATCGATGAGAATTTGACCGGCGGTTGGATCATAAAATCGCGGAATTAAGTCAGCGAGGGTCGATTTACCAGCGCCCGAAGACCCTACAAAAGCTGTCATCTCACCTTTTTTTATCGAAAGAGAAATGTTGTGCAAAACAGGTTCGTTCGGGTCATAACTAAAATCGACGGCTACATACTCAATAGCGCGATTTAAACCTGTAAATTCAACTTTGCCATTACGCGTGTAAGCTTTGTCATCTTTACGCAGCAGTTGTTTAATGTCTCGGAGTGAACCGTGAAAACTACTCATTTGCACTCTGGCCGAATCAATCTGGCGCATAGTTGGCATCATGCGAAACAAGACAAACAAGAAAGTTAACAACGAAGCTAGCTCTAAATAACCTTGTGGAATCAAAGTAGTAACTGCTACTACTAACATCCCAATCAAAATTGTTGTCGCGATTCCTTCCCTTAGCGGTTCTACTAATGCTTGTGCAGAGATAGATTGCAGCGTTGCATTTAGTAAATTACGATTGGCATGATAAAAGCGTTTGCGTTCATAGTCTTGTGCCGCAAAAGCATGAACAGTACGAATTCCATTAACTAATTCGAGTGCAACCGATGTATATCCACCGCTTGCTTTCGATCTGGCAAAACTGGCTTCCCGAATACGTCCTAGTAGTGTTGATATGCCTACTGATAGCAAGCTAAAGAGCATACCTGATACCAAGGTTAGCTCCCAGGAGAGCAAGAACATGGAAATGACGTATACCCAAAGCGTGAGAATTTTCGTGAACAGTGCTGAACTCACATCAAAAGCTTGTTGTAACTGAATAACTTCTGATGTGAGGCTATTGATGATTTCTCCAGAACGTTTTTTAGCAAAGTAACTAATTCGCAGCGAAATTAGCTGTTCAAAGAGGAGATGTCGTAACCGATACGCCAAACTTGATGCTGAGATGCGAGTATACAGCTTTCCTAAGTAGTTGAACCCTAAGCGCAAGAAAGTGGTTAAGAGAATAAGACCGGATATGCGAAAGAGACGCTCATTAACGGGAGCATTAACTCCTAATATGACAGTATCAATCCAGTCTATTCCTGTTTGAAACTGTGCAGCATCAGGATGAGTCAAACTTTGTAAAAAAGTCAGAATAAAACCAATGCCAAAACCTTCAAAAGCTGCTCCTAAAATTGTAAAGACAACTGCAAAGATGGCAGCTTTACCAAAAAACTTAAACTCTTTGAATAAAAAAGAGTTATCTTGCCAAAAGCTAGTAGTTTGGAGTAGGCGGCGAATTGGTACAGGGATTTTAACAGGCATAAATAATTTCTGGGCTATAAATCAATTTGCGGCTTAAACTGAGGCGAGAAGCTAACAGTTGCTGCGCATACCGATGACACGAGCAGGGACACCTACAGCGATCGCATCGTCGGGAATATCTTGTGTCACAACAGCACCTGCACCGACTACCGCACCTTTACCGATGCGTACGCCGTCTAAGACAATGACACCAAAACCTAACCACGCATGATCTTCGACGACGATACCACCTTTGGTTTGCAGGGGTTGTTTACTAATGAGTTCGCCAGATGCTATTCCATGATCGTAAGGATAAAAAGCACAGTTAGGGGCGATTTGAACGCCACGCCCAATTTGAATCGGGGCTTTGTAGGCAGAAATTTGACAGCGGGGCTGAATGTGAGTATCAGAACCAATCTTAAGGCTACCGCCTTCACCAGTTTGAATACAAGTATCACCATACAAATGAACGCGCTCAGCCA from Chroogloeocystis siderophila 5.2 s.c.1 carries:
- a CDS encoding alpha/beta fold hydrolase: MSVSPTELNSKLEPTNSEAEVYIAPRNSIELQLAKLWEQVLEIQPISVIDNYFDLGGDSLRALRLFDQIEQRFGKKLSLATLIQAPTLEQLAGVIAEETESVAFTSLVPIQPSGSKPPLFCMHGNGAHVLAFQELAQYLGADQPFYGLQARGVDGVTTPLNRIEDMAAAYIEEIRAVQPEGPYYLAGFSSGGVVAFEMARQLHAKGEKVAFVGLLDTFVPGCFKKVTVLEWFSRQWRNFFRFGLKHPVKMAYYSLQRKFYFVYWNTYLRLAGSLPYDLHRKYVGYSIRKAMRTYSFQPYAGKLTLFRATEVPGKGWYYYPSGMPTPDDWYTRDPEYGWGELAGGGLKAYDLPGNHSTILKEPNVSLLSETLQACLEKARSEANVEAELS
- a CDS encoding SGNH/GDSL hydrolase family protein; the encoded protein is MNKEIFHNLIQHTIFRKLIFFVYYSHVIKVTIVTLALKRKLKNKALSSLLYQIKVDASSHFDTTLYSDAYINNWAIAELKEKCTFVPEYKSPLRIMPLGDSITYGIKGISDIDSGGYRTELWQKFVADDLPVKFVGSRCDGPNELSDKMHEGHPGWTMKQVSASASQWFDAAQPDLILLMIGTNDTRKSSLKTMIEDLNTLIDIITQHCPKAQLLVASIPPIHPAAKPAIRSLRAIYFNAAIPSVVSSKIAQGKKVHFVDMRSLSVQDLTASLSLDLDRGLHPNAQGYRKIANFWHDAVFRVISNNKHLTLTSSRPS
- a CDS encoding HAL/PAL/TAL family ammonia-lyase, encoding MNTVLQTQASTNLNADTILLGDRNLTIDEVVSVARHRAKVQISTADNVEQRIQASCDYIAEAVATGRPIYGVTSGFGGMANVVISREYADLLQHNLVWYHKVGAGHKLPLTDVRAAMLLRVNSHLHGASGIRREIVQRMETFLNARVTPHVPEYGSIGASGDLTPLSYITGALIGLDERYKVDFDGEEIDAITALERLGLPQLQLQAKEGLAMMNGTSVMTGIAANCVYDTRLLMALTMGAHALILQGLNGTNQSFHPFIHELKPHPGQKWAASTMLDLLAGSRLIREELDGTHEYRGQAPIQDRYSLRCLAQYMGPIVDGVAQVAQQIEVEMNSATDNPLIDVENQASYHGGNFLGQYIGMGMDHLRYYIGMMAKHLDVQIAYLVAPEFNNGLPASLVGNKERIVNMGLKGLQITGNSIMPLLSFYGNSIADRYPTHAEQYNQNINSQGFAAANLTRNAVEIFQQYMAIALMFGVQAVDLRTYAYAGHYDASECLSPTTRRLYQAVREVVGQPPSAARPYIWDDREQPLDEHIAKIAVDIATEGVIVAAVKDLLTTLK
- the aroF gene encoding 3-deoxy-7-phosphoheptulonate synthase — its product is MIVVLKAGTPKEEIERICQEIHKQNVIAEKSIGQHKVVLGLLGDTAALNVEHIQQISPFIEQVVRVDKPYKRASQEFRHGPSTVVVSTPNGNVAFGQEHPIVVVAGPCSVENEQMIIETAQQVKAAGAQFLRGGAYKPRTSPYAFQGHGESALGLLAQAREASGLGIITEVMDTADIEKVAAVADVLQVGARNMQNFSLLKKVGTTGKPILLKRGISATVEEWLMAAEYILAAGNPNVILCERGIRSFDRQYARNTLDLAVVPVLRSLTHLPIMVDPSHGTGKAEYVPPMCLAAIAAGADSLMVEVHPNPAKALSDGPQSLTPARFEHLMHDIAVVGKTFSRWVQPPATADQQPLIPAFASV
- a CDS encoding GAF domain-containing protein; amino-acid sequence: MNSKQDITNNTSRLPDSLELALAELEKTAMLIQAEVEEAAQLLPPQASQQAISASSLMQNLLYQLLDCVRQVFSVDTAVVLLCSEDRQYLTVNAACGLEEEVIAKIQIPMGHGFAGSVAAQRESVIVNDLSQVEVISPILRNKGLQSIVGTPIIVNNQVIGVFHVGTFHSRQFYRDEVHLLKIIAARIGVVIAHLFAFYSIESQTSAVECRRQKLNYQLTIFHVSYEMVKKFFLYLTLSHLEYLIA
- a CDS encoding glycosyltransferase family 2 protein produces the protein MSNTPRLSIGLPVYNGDRLLAKALDSILAQTYSDFELIISDNASTDRTQAICEGYAAKDSRIKYTRNERNIGGHNNFNRVFELATGEYFKWAAHDDICAPDFLEKCIQVLEANPSVVLCYPRTKLIDENEKFLPNNCDENPLLTHSPKSYVRFRNLIIDSFAKPHRCLQLFGVMRRDILAKTPLLGNYPGADKVLLVKMALLGQYYEIPEYLFFNRHHAQRASKALANPYLRATWLDPTLKEGKLVFPQGRVLLGYINSINTTPIGLDQKIYCYLHLGIWLFKYKNALIKELIKAAIWPIYFSIQRRKIVTSN
- a CDS encoding class I adenylate-forming enzyme family protein, yielding MMNIAQHVERGHHLFPDKIALIFEGRSYPYKDLDLLANRVANGLRDRNIHRGDRIALFLPNIPEFVIAYLGIVKIGAVAVSLNAMLKSTEVSFILNDSGAKAIVTTAELVENVPAADLPELKHILIAEGESDKGISLAEMMASASPDAKAIEMDRHAPVAIVYTSGTTGFPKGATLSHGNVISNSYSQNRCCGMSAEDRILLYLPLFHCFGQNAVLNAGLNACATIVLHRHFDLEKILNSVATEKITMFFSVPTVYILLLNMGTLKYDMSSIRYYFSAAAPLPVEVAQRWFEKYGLEIHQGYGLTETSPCASYNNDFKYKVGSIGTPIENVEMKIVHADGKDALPGEPGEIAIRGPNVMLGYWNRPFETAEVIKNGWFYTGDIGQIDEDGYFYIVDRSKDMINVAGFKVYPTEVENVIYQHPAVAEVAVYGVPNLETTEIVKANIVLKPEQTVTEKQMIAFCSERMAAYKVPKAIKFVDSIPKNPTGKVLKRVLRDEAAKEVMVKPRSIPTKTTVASAAPVAAATDNLNKGVLKALGNLFKHRN